A genomic region of Streptomyces rimosus contains the following coding sequences:
- a CDS encoding methyltransferase domain-containing protein — protein MPLTAENLRVRCAEEMSHHPRGFNGCGWLRDAFLTVPREHFVPDRVWWPARGEDGRYRLYDRVRQPRAWLKAVYLPGVPLITQIDDGSVAPTGPADGAFTSSISAPGAVVELLRHLAPEPGHTVLEIGTGTGYTTALLAHRAGADHVTTLEIDARLAHHARTRLHALGLRPHAITGDGEHGHPPRAPYDRILATASVRTVPPAWLDQLRPGGLLLAPLDTPFGHDLLLRLEADGVGQAHGRFVAPVEFMRTRAQRTPRPYADLGWPPDVTRDQWQHLHVTVGPAGQRIRHALAP, from the coding sequence ATGCCGCTGACCGCCGAGAACCTGCGCGTCCGCTGTGCCGAGGAGATGAGCCACCACCCCCGCGGGTTCAACGGCTGTGGTTGGCTCCGGGACGCGTTTCTGACCGTGCCGAGGGAGCACTTCGTGCCGGACCGGGTGTGGTGGCCTGCCCGTGGTGAGGATGGGCGTTATCGCCTGTACGACCGTGTCCGGCAGCCCCGGGCCTGGCTGAAGGCCGTCTACCTGCCCGGTGTCCCGCTGATCACACAGATCGACGACGGTTCCGTAGCACCCACCGGGCCCGCCGACGGGGCCTTCACCTCCAGCATCTCCGCCCCTGGCGCCGTGGTCGAGCTGCTCCGCCACCTCGCTCCCGAGCCCGGGCACACGGTTCTCGAAATCGGTACCGGCACCGGCTACACCACCGCCCTGCTGGCCCACCGGGCCGGCGCCGATCACGTCACCACGCTCGAAATCGACGCCCGCCTCGCCCACCACGCCCGGACCCGTCTCCACGCCCTCGGCCTGCGCCCGCACGCCATCACCGGGGACGGTGAGCACGGCCACCCGCCCCGCGCACCGTACGACCGCATCCTCGCCACCGCCTCCGTCCGTACGGTCCCCCCGGCCTGGCTCGACCAGCTGCGCCCCGGCGGCCTTCTGCTCGCGCCGCTGGACACCCCGTTCGGCCACGATCTTCTCCTGCGTCTGGAAGCCGACGGAGTCGGTCAGGCGCACGGGCGCTTCGTCGCCCCGGTGGAATTCATGCGCACCCGTGCGCAGCGCACTCCTCGCCCCTACGCCGACCTGGGCTGGCCCCCCGATGTCACTCGCGACCAGTGGCAGCACCTGCATGTCACCGTCGGGCCCGCGGGCCAGCGCATCCGCCACGCCCTCGCACCGTGA
- a CDS encoding cation-translocating P-type ATPase: MAVETGAQDHRAVEPERWYARSPEEVAAAFGVDPAVGLSAARAAELLDRNGPNTLPAEEPEPGWRRFLAQYRSYMQIILVVAAVVSLLIREWGTAGILLVLTVINAVIGMRQAGKAESAMNALKSMMKATARVRRDGREAEIPAEQVVVGDVVLLSAGSEVPADGRIIAASALQIDESALTGESAPVAKEARTLPGEGPGSADQRPGPADQSNMAFMNTPVTHGSGVVIITATGTGTELGTISGMLSATPKEVSPLTKELDRLTLWIAGAAGLTMIAMFVLGRSRGEAWDVLFVSAVALAIAAIPEALPTVAQTILSIGAVNLARGHAIVKDLPSVETLGFTSALNSDKTGTLTMNQVTAVEVLTPTDRYTISGSGYGLEGTVHHAAGSSDSIEQAVLPYLVASDATLVGGKVVGDPTEGALVVLCHKAGLDIDATRERLPRLATLPFDPTYKLMATFNAASDAAGRPVVRCFVKGAAPAVTARAATALSDGLSFPWDADLRERAQAHQDRMARQGKRVMAAAVRDLDPAGFDPSGDLLGYVTELQMTSLVGMVDPPREESRAAVAAAQAARIRVRMVTGDEVTTGAAIAEQLGIEGDAVLGADFAALSEPDRLAAIEHIGVLGRVAPEHKVLLADTLKKKGDVVAMTGDGVNDAPAIKAADVGIAMGSGTEVAKNAGQMILSDDNFASIVSAVEQGRKIYDNLTKYIRFVLVLLVVFVLTFLGAALFNIAAGEPFTAAQVLWIHFFVNAAFGFALGFDRESPDLMGRKPRPRGEPVLTPGVMVTVGLAGLVISIGLLCMIQLGRSLYDSLPIGNSIAFTAFALCLIVAALECRSETGTALTIASFDSKQMNRALLIEFALAIAVTQMDLFHRLLGTTELALRHFAWALVPAVALLLLWELGKLVARGRERVR; encoded by the coding sequence ATGGCTGTGGAAACAGGTGCCCAGGACCATCGGGCAGTCGAGCCCGAGCGGTGGTACGCGCGGTCGCCGGAGGAGGTCGCGGCGGCCTTCGGGGTGGACCCCGCTGTGGGACTGTCCGCGGCGCGCGCCGCCGAACTGCTGGACCGCAATGGCCCGAACACGTTGCCGGCCGAGGAGCCCGAGCCGGGATGGCGGCGGTTCCTGGCCCAGTACCGCAGCTACATGCAGATCATCCTGGTCGTCGCCGCCGTGGTGTCCCTGTTGATCAGGGAGTGGGGGACCGCCGGGATCCTGCTGGTCCTGACGGTGATCAACGCGGTGATCGGCATGCGGCAGGCCGGCAAGGCCGAGAGCGCCATGAACGCCCTCAAGTCGATGATGAAGGCGACCGCCCGGGTACGCCGGGACGGGAGGGAAGCCGAGATCCCGGCCGAACAGGTGGTGGTCGGCGATGTCGTCCTCCTCTCGGCCGGGAGCGAGGTGCCGGCGGACGGCCGCATCATCGCGGCCAGCGCCCTGCAGATCGACGAATCGGCGCTGACGGGCGAGAGCGCGCCCGTCGCCAAGGAAGCGCGGACGCTGCCCGGCGAAGGGCCGGGGTCGGCGGACCAACGGCCGGGACCGGCCGATCAGTCGAACATGGCCTTCATGAACACCCCTGTCACGCACGGCAGCGGCGTCGTCATCATCACGGCCACCGGAACCGGCACCGAACTCGGGACCATCTCCGGCATGCTTTCCGCCACCCCCAAAGAGGTCTCGCCGCTGACCAAGGAGCTGGACCGGCTCACCCTGTGGATCGCGGGGGCGGCCGGCCTGACGATGATCGCGATGTTCGTCCTGGGGCGCAGCCGCGGCGAAGCCTGGGACGTGCTCTTCGTGAGCGCCGTCGCCCTGGCCATCGCGGCCATCCCGGAGGCGCTGCCCACGGTGGCGCAGACCATCCTCTCGATCGGGGCCGTCAACCTTGCCAGGGGGCACGCGATCGTGAAGGACCTGCCCTCGGTGGAAACGCTGGGGTTCACCTCGGCCCTCAACTCCGACAAGACCGGCACCCTGACGATGAACCAGGTGACGGCCGTGGAGGTGCTGACGCCGACGGACCGCTACACCATCTCCGGCAGCGGTTACGGTCTGGAAGGCACGGTGCACCACGCCGCGGGCAGTTCGGACTCCATCGAGCAGGCCGTTCTGCCGTACCTGGTCGCCTCCGACGCCACACTCGTCGGCGGCAAGGTGGTCGGCGACCCCACCGAAGGCGCGCTGGTCGTCCTCTGCCACAAGGCCGGCCTGGACATCGACGCCACCCGGGAGCGCCTGCCCCGGCTGGCGACTCTGCCGTTCGACCCGACGTACAAGCTGATGGCCACGTTCAACGCGGCGAGCGATGCCGCCGGGCGGCCGGTCGTACGGTGCTTCGTCAAGGGCGCGGCACCGGCGGTGACGGCTCGCGCGGCAACGGCCCTCTCCGACGGCCTGAGCTTCCCGTGGGACGCCGACCTGCGCGAACGGGCACAGGCGCACCAGGACCGCATGGCACGGCAGGGCAAGCGCGTGATGGCCGCCGCGGTCCGCGACCTGGACCCGGCCGGGTTCGACCCGTCCGGCGATCTCCTCGGGTACGTCACCGAGCTGCAGATGACGAGCCTGGTGGGGATGGTCGACCCGCCACGGGAGGAATCCCGGGCCGCGGTCGCCGCCGCGCAGGCGGCCCGTATCCGCGTCCGGATGGTCACCGGGGACGAGGTCACCACCGGCGCCGCCATCGCCGAACAGCTCGGCATCGAAGGCGACGCCGTCCTCGGCGCCGACTTCGCCGCCCTGTCCGAGCCCGACCGGCTGGCCGCCATAGAGCACATCGGGGTACTCGGCCGGGTCGCCCCCGAACACAAGGTGCTGCTCGCGGATACGTTGAAGAAGAAGGGCGACGTGGTGGCCATGACGGGGGACGGCGTCAACGACGCCCCGGCGATCAAAGCCGCCGATGTCGGTATCGCCATGGGCTCCGGTACGGAAGTGGCCAAGAACGCCGGTCAGATGATCCTTTCCGACGACAACTTCGCCAGCATCGTCTCCGCGGTTGAGCAGGGCCGGAAGATCTACGACAACCTCACGAAGTACATCCGCTTCGTCCTGGTCCTGCTGGTGGTCTTCGTCCTGACGTTCCTCGGCGCCGCCCTGTTCAACATCGCCGCCGGTGAACCGTTCACCGCAGCGCAGGTCCTGTGGATCCACTTCTTCGTCAACGCCGCCTTCGGCTTCGCCCTCGGCTTCGACCGGGAGAGCCCGGACCTCATGGGCCGCAAGCCGCGGCCCCGCGGCGAGCCCGTGCTCACTCCGGGGGTGATGGTCACGGTCGGCCTGGCGGGACTGGTCATCAGCATCGGCCTGCTCTGCATGATCCAGCTCGGCCGGTCGCTCTACGACAGCCTCCCCATCGGCAACTCCATCGCGTTCACGGCCTTCGCCCTGTGCCTGATCGTGGCCGCACTCGAATGCCGCAGCGAGACCGGCACCGCGCTGACGATCGCCAGTTTCGACAGCAAGCAGATGAACCGGGCGCTGCTCATCGAGTTCGCCCTCGCCATCGCGGTCACCCAGATGGACCTCTTCCACCGCCTGCTGGGCACCACCGAACTCGCCCTGCGGCACTTCGCGTGGGCCCTCGTACCCGCCGTCGCCCTGCTGCTCCTGTGGGAACTCGGCAAGCTTGTGGCCCGGGGGCGTGAGCGTGTCCGGTGA
- a CDS encoding polyphosphate kinase 2 family protein, with protein MTDTTAERIEAFIEQLRIPPGTEVDLTRDFDPGSRAGIAKKTTGVELLRVGIELLAEYQRRLAAEQTWGVLVCLQALDAGGKDGTIRHVMSGLSPQGVRVANFKVPSTEELDHDYLWRYARQLPRRGEIAIFNRSHYEEVLVVRVHPENLHRQRLPGTTRDGGVWTRRYREINAWERYLAENGFKVVKLMLNLSKEEQRVRFLKRIDVPERNWKFSAADVRERAHWDAYQRAFSQMLSATSTPWAPWYVVPADRKWLARLCAAAVLAHTLIGIDPQYPQMSKPARLELARAKKELEKEAPKGAPADPYAASVAGKNRERHGKDGRKEQA; from the coding sequence ATGACCGACACGACAGCGGAACGCATCGAGGCGTTCATCGAACAGCTGCGGATCCCTCCGGGCACGGAGGTGGACCTGACGCGGGACTTCGACCCCGGCTCCCGGGCGGGCATCGCGAAGAAGACGACCGGGGTCGAGCTGTTGCGGGTGGGGATCGAGCTGCTGGCCGAGTACCAGCGGCGGCTGGCCGCCGAGCAGACCTGGGGCGTACTGGTGTGTCTGCAGGCGCTGGACGCCGGCGGCAAGGACGGGACGATCCGCCATGTGATGAGCGGGCTGAGCCCGCAGGGCGTACGGGTGGCGAACTTCAAGGTGCCCTCCACCGAAGAGCTCGACCACGACTACCTGTGGCGTTACGCGCGTCAGCTGCCCCGGCGCGGCGAGATCGCCATCTTCAACCGGTCGCACTACGAAGAGGTCCTGGTGGTGCGGGTGCACCCGGAGAACCTCCACCGGCAGCGGCTGCCCGGGACGACACGGGACGGCGGGGTGTGGACGCGCCGCTACCGGGAGATCAACGCCTGGGAGCGGTACCTCGCCGAGAACGGCTTCAAAGTCGTCAAACTGATGCTGAATCTGTCGAAGGAGGAACAGCGGGTCCGGTTCCTGAAGCGGATCGACGTGCCGGAGCGCAACTGGAAGTTCTCGGCGGCCGATGTACGCGAACGCGCGCACTGGGACGCCTACCAGCGGGCCTTCTCCCAGATGCTCTCCGCCACCAGCACCCCTTGGGCTCCTTGGTACGTCGTACCCGCGGACCGCAAGTGGCTGGCGCGGCTCTGCGCGGCCGCCGTGCTCGCGCACACGCTGATCGGCATCGACCCGCAGTACCCGCAGATGAGCAAACCGGCCCGCCTGGAACTCGCCAGGGCCAAGAAGGAGCTGGAGAAGGAAGCGCCCAAGGGCGCACCGGCGGATCCGTACGCGGCGTCGGTCGCCGGCAAGAACCGCGAGCGCCACGGGAAGGACGGGCGCAAAGAGCAGGCGTAG
- a CDS encoding SixA phosphatase family protein, whose amino-acid sequence MTISPLRRLLLLRHAKAARPPGTADHERPLSGRGRRDARAAGRLLAKEDWLPDLVLCSTARRTRETWELAAAELAGLPQVRFEPRLYHPPVPQLLAVVHEVPAHVSTLLVIGHNPSLRDTILMAAGDGVGQRVREVEEKFPTAAVALLAWRGTWDGLDARTALLTGLAVARGARPGPS is encoded by the coding sequence GTGACGATCTCGCCCCTGCGGCGCTTGCTGTTGTTGCGCCACGCCAAAGCCGCCCGTCCCCCGGGGACGGCGGACCACGAGCGGCCGCTGTCCGGGCGTGGCCGCCGGGACGCGCGGGCCGCCGGGCGTCTGCTGGCGAAGGAGGACTGGCTGCCCGACCTGGTGCTGTGCTCCACGGCCCGCCGTACGAGGGAGACGTGGGAGCTGGCCGCGGCGGAACTGGCGGGGCTGCCTCAGGTGCGCTTCGAGCCGCGGCTGTACCACCCGCCGGTGCCGCAACTCCTGGCCGTCGTGCACGAAGTGCCCGCCCACGTATCGACGTTACTGGTGATCGGCCACAATCCGAGCCTGCGGGACACGATCCTGATGGCGGCCGGTGACGGAGTCGGCCAGCGGGTCCGGGAGGTCGAGGAGAAGTTCCCGACCGCCGCGGTCGCCCTGCTGGCCTGGCGCGGAACGTGGGACGGACTCGACGCCCGTACGGCTCTGCTGACGGGGCTGGCCGTCGCCCGGGGAGCCCGGCCAGGGCCTTCGTGA
- a CDS encoding SHOCT domain-containing protein, with product MSGSVTLAYDYPLFGVFWTTFWLFMWILWFFLLFRVIGDIFRDDQLNGWLKTGWIIFVIVLPFLGVFLYVLARGRGMGRREASRAQAQQEAFDAYVRRTAAKDAPRTTQADELTKLSQLRERGDISEEEFQRAKGKVLH from the coding sequence ATGAGCGGTTCCGTCACCCTCGCGTACGACTACCCGCTGTTCGGCGTTTTCTGGACCACGTTCTGGCTCTTCATGTGGATTCTGTGGTTCTTCCTGCTCTTCCGCGTCATCGGCGACATCTTCCGCGACGACCAGCTGAACGGTTGGCTCAAAACGGGCTGGATCATTTTTGTGATCGTGCTGCCCTTCCTCGGTGTCTTCCTCTACGTCCTCGCCCGGGGCCGTGGCATGGGCCGGCGCGAAGCGAGCAGGGCGCAGGCCCAGCAGGAGGCGTTCGACGCGTACGTACGCCGGACCGCGGCGAAGGACGCGCCCCGCACCACCCAGGCCGACGAGCTGACGAAGCTGTCCCAGCTCAGGGAGCGCGGCGACATCTCGGAGGAGGAGTTCCAGCGGGCGAAGGGCAAGGTCCTGCACTGA
- a CDS encoding alpha/beta hydrolase gives MAGDGSGTPDGPLPPADDADAGADSGADAAAAEGSGPPSPPSSSSPPPKSGKRRRLFSVTLPGCWGALLFACLSFTPSLLPRGGLLQGLICGINAALGYAAGVLAAWVWRAFADRGPRRPRPRSWTVFSISAVVLFGLSFGFGQYWQYQIRRLMGVTDYNVPLAVVSPLIAALVFSLLLLIARGVRGLYRRLVRLLKRWIGPRAASAVGWTAVAALVWAIVTGLLLDGLVGLANDTFSLRDTTTEEGAHRPTTTLRSGGPGSLVPWDSLGLQGRNFTGTGPSAAAIGKFTGRPATEPIRAYAGLASSDDTEARAAQAVADLTRQGGFRRKNLLVVTTTGSGWVDPAAVDSFEYLSGGDSATVAIQYSYLPSWLSYLVDQTKAREAGRALFDAVYDTWSKLPSGQRPRLFVAGESLGSFGGETAFSGEYDLSNRTAGTLFAGPPAFNTLFREFSDRRDAGSPEVQPVYKDGRTVRFANDPAAEIPPADRPWNGSRVLYLMHPSDPIVWWSPHLVYSEPDWIGQHPGDDVLEQMVWLPFVTFWQITADLPFAADVPRGHGHTYTTEYVDAWNAVMRPPDITPQDLGRLKDIIAPEK, from the coding sequence ATGGCGGGAGACGGGTCAGGGACACCGGATGGTCCGCTGCCACCTGCGGATGATGCGGACGCGGGTGCGGACTCGGGTGCGGACGCGGCAGCGGCCGAAGGTTCCGGCCCGCCGTCGCCACCGTCATCGTCATCGCCGCCGCCGAAGTCCGGTAAGCGCCGGAGACTGTTCTCCGTAACCCTTCCCGGGTGCTGGGGTGCGCTCCTCTTCGCCTGCCTGTCCTTCACCCCGTCGCTGCTTCCGCGCGGCGGCCTCCTCCAGGGCCTGATCTGCGGTATCAACGCGGCCCTCGGCTACGCGGCCGGAGTGCTCGCCGCGTGGGTGTGGCGCGCCTTCGCCGACCGGGGGCCGCGGCGCCCGCGGCCCAGGTCCTGGACCGTTTTCTCCATCAGCGCGGTCGTCCTCTTCGGCCTCTCCTTCGGCTTCGGGCAGTACTGGCAGTACCAGATCCGCCGGCTGATGGGGGTGACCGACTACAACGTCCCGCTCGCCGTGGTGTCACCCCTCATCGCGGCCCTGGTCTTCTCCCTCCTCCTGCTGATCGCGCGCGGCGTCCGCGGCCTGTACCGTCGGCTCGTACGCCTGCTCAAGCGGTGGATCGGGCCGCGCGCCGCGTCCGCCGTCGGCTGGACCGCGGTCGCCGCACTCGTCTGGGCCATCGTCACCGGACTGCTGCTCGACGGCCTCGTCGGCCTCGCCAACGACACTTTCTCGCTGCGCGACACGACGACCGAGGAGGGGGCGCACCGGCCCACGACGACCCTGCGCTCCGGCGGGCCGGGCTCGCTCGTACCGTGGGACTCGCTGGGCCTGCAAGGACGCAACTTCACCGGCACCGGCCCCTCGGCTGCCGCCATCGGAAAGTTCACCGGCCGCCCGGCGACGGAACCGATCCGGGCCTACGCCGGACTGGCGTCATCCGACGACACCGAGGCCCGCGCCGCCCAGGCGGTCGCCGACCTGACCCGTCAGGGCGGCTTCCGGCGCAAGAACCTGCTCGTGGTGACGACGACCGGAAGCGGCTGGGTCGACCCCGCCGCGGTGGACTCCTTCGAGTACCTCAGCGGCGGCGACTCCGCCACCGTCGCGATCCAGTACTCCTACCTCCCGTCGTGGCTGTCCTACCTGGTCGACCAGACCAAGGCCCGCGAGGCGGGCCGTGCCCTCTTCGACGCCGTCTACGACACCTGGTCGAAGCTGCCGTCCGGCCAGCGACCGCGGCTGTTCGTCGCCGGGGAGAGCCTGGGGTCCTTCGGCGGCGAGACCGCGTTCAGCGGGGAGTACGACCTGAGCAACCGCACCGCGGGCACCCTGTTCGCCGGCCCGCCGGCCTTCAACACGCTGTTCCGGGAGTTCAGCGACCGCCGTGACGCCGGCAGCCCCGAGGTACAGCCCGTGTACAAGGACGGCCGTACCGTACGGTTCGCCAACGACCCGGCCGCGGAGATCCCGCCGGCGGACCGCCCCTGGAACGGAAGCCGCGTCCTCTACCTCATGCACCCGTCCGACCCGATCGTCTGGTGGAGCCCGCACCTCGTCTACAGCGAACCGGACTGGATCGGCCAGCACCCGGGCGACGACGTGCTGGAACAGATGGTGTGGCTGCCGTTCGTCACCTTCTGGCAGATCACCGCGGACCTCCCGTTCGCCGCCGACGTCCCGAGAGGCCACGGCCACACCTACACCACCGAATACGTGGACGCGTGGAACGCCGTGATGCGACCCCCGGACATCACGCCACAGGACCTCGGCCGCCTGAAGGACATCATCGCGCCTGAGAAGTAA
- a CDS encoding CPBP family intramembrane glutamic endopeptidase has translation MSRKKVGSAGDAVRASRPMSTGAAVGFTVAVLVIANVVNNRWAPGFGVLTAVVFSVLLLGVLFRSGGTWADAGMGAATLKRGALWAVVLIGLVGVGYAVAALLPVTRGLFADERYGGLTGGQVALRVLVAVPVGTVLLEEIAFRGVLYGLVRRARGAVWATVVSSVLFGVWHVLPSLGLAVDKPALTPLFGRSVAGAVIAVVAAVLFTGAAGVLFCELRRRSGSLLAPMGLHWAVNAFGYLVGFLLR, from the coding sequence GTGAGTCGGAAGAAAGTCGGCTCGGCCGGTGACGCCGTGCGTGCGTCGCGGCCGATGAGCACCGGTGCAGCAGTGGGTTTCACCGTGGCCGTGCTGGTGATTGCCAATGTGGTCAACAATCGGTGGGCGCCGGGGTTCGGGGTGCTGACTGCCGTTGTGTTCAGTGTGTTGCTGTTGGGGGTGCTGTTTCGGTCCGGAGGGACTTGGGCGGACGCTGGGATGGGCGCGGCGACGCTGAAGCGTGGGGCTCTCTGGGCGGTGGTGTTGATCGGGCTGGTTGGTGTGGGGTACGCGGTGGCCGCACTGCTGCCGGTCACCCGCGGGCTGTTCGCGGATGAGCGGTATGGCGGGCTTACCGGCGGTCAGGTGGCGTTGCGTGTTCTGGTGGCGGTGCCGGTCGGCACGGTGTTGTTGGAGGAGATCGCCTTTCGGGGCGTGCTGTATGGGTTGGTGCGTCGGGCGCGGGGCGCGGTGTGGGCGACGGTTGTGTCGAGTGTGTTGTTCGGGGTGTGGCATGTGCTGCCTTCGCTGGGGCTGGCGGTCGACAAGCCCGCTCTGACGCCGCTGTTCGGCCGTTCCGTGGCCGGTGCGGTGATCGCGGTGGTGGCGGCGGTGCTGTTCACCGGGGCGGCGGGTGTGCTCTTCTGCGAGCTGCGCCGCCGTAGCGGAAGTCTGCTGGCGCCCATGGGGCTGCACTGGGCGGTCAATGCGTTCGGCTACCTGGTTGGCTTCCTGCTGCGGTGA
- a CDS encoding MarR family winged helix-turn-helix transcriptional regulator: protein MIRAEAADIPDDGAPRTPDRLRRRASRLLSQLTVRSDRLITEGLAEADARKWHYAVLASLLEHGPGSQAALSRRTGIYCSDMVGVLNELTERGLVERTPDPEDRRRNIITISARGRRRLHHLDKVLDDLHDLLLAPLSPTERDQFVQLLTRLLDHHARS from the coding sequence ATGATCAGAGCCGAAGCCGCGGACATACCCGACGACGGCGCGCCCCGGACGCCCGACAGACTGCGCCGGCGCGCGAGCCGACTGCTGTCACAGCTCACCGTACGGTCGGACCGGCTGATCACCGAGGGACTGGCCGAGGCCGACGCCCGCAAATGGCACTACGCGGTCCTCGCCTCACTGCTCGAACACGGGCCGGGCAGCCAAGCGGCACTGAGCCGGCGCACCGGCATCTACTGCAGCGACATGGTCGGCGTACTCAACGAACTGACCGAACGCGGCCTCGTCGAGCGGACCCCCGACCCCGAGGACCGGCGCCGCAACATCATCACGATCTCCGCCCGGGGCCGCCGCCGGCTGCACCACCTCGACAAGGTCCTCGACGACCTCCATGACCTGCTGCTCGCCCCATTGAGCCCCACCGAACGCGACCAGTTCGTACAGCTGTTGACCCGCTTGCTGGACCATCACGCCCGCAGTTGA
- a CDS encoding dienelactone hydrolase family protein, translating to MPTKTLQIPTADGRSDAFAAFPDRDGRHPGVLLYMDAFGLRPELENKARELAEHGYYVLVPNLYYRHGPSPVVELPDHIGEENRSAVFAQLMPLVEGLTTDLVLRDADAYLDFLAAQPEVSAGPVGTIGYCMGAALAMRTATAHPGQVAAVAGFHPGFLVTDAPDSPHRLAHRLTAQVHIGLAEGDLTPEALSELNQALDAAGVDYTTEIYPDTVHGFTMSDTSAYSPSALQRHWDRLLPLLDRTLTAG from the coding sequence TTGCCCACCAAGACGCTGCAGATTCCCACCGCCGACGGCCGGTCGGACGCTTTCGCCGCCTTTCCCGACCGTGACGGGCGGCACCCGGGGGTGCTGCTGTACATGGACGCCTTCGGACTGCGGCCCGAGCTGGAGAACAAGGCCCGCGAACTGGCCGAGCACGGGTACTACGTACTCGTCCCCAACCTCTACTACCGGCACGGCCCTTCTCCGGTGGTCGAACTTCCCGACCACATCGGGGAAGAGAACCGGTCCGCGGTCTTCGCGCAGCTGATGCCGCTGGTCGAGGGGCTCACCACCGACCTGGTCCTGCGCGACGCCGACGCCTACCTCGACTTCCTCGCCGCCCAGCCCGAGGTCAGTGCCGGGCCGGTCGGCACGATCGGCTACTGCATGGGCGCCGCCCTGGCGATGCGTACCGCAACGGCGCACCCCGGCCAGGTGGCCGCCGTCGCCGGATTCCACCCCGGCTTCCTGGTCACGGACGCACCCGACAGCCCGCACCGCCTCGCCCACCGGCTCACGGCCCAAGTCCACATCGGCCTCGCCGAAGGCGACCTGACACCGGAGGCCCTGAGCGAACTCAACCAGGCCCTGGATGCCGCGGGCGTCGACTACACCACCGAGATCTACCCCGACACCGTCCACGGTTTCACCATGTCCGACACCTCCGCTTACAGCCCCTCCGCCCTACAGCGCCACTGGGACCGTCTGCTGCCTCTCCTCGATCGCACGCTGACAGCCGGCTGA
- a CDS encoding bestrophin-like domain — protein MIVTIVVAAVALALGLTAHHFLRRNDTDADDEGLSVRDLISPVQTLTVLILAFVLATAAGSYNRAEEAVHNEANAADHLAETADFLPNAAQRRRVQADVVCYTRAVRHYEWPTMADGHGSPVPSVWTADLRAAFKDIGTDQGAFGMLVGADDTRAKARQARLTESTAAVPAAIYWFMLVLLSITVISLCLCIPRRHNRPQLATLAMATALLTATLLLVHDAERPFGGAITVAPTAITDVEHQTTRDFHTDAPGTALPCDSRGHKESGSA, from the coding sequence ATGATCGTCACCATCGTGGTGGCCGCCGTTGCCCTGGCCCTCGGCCTGACCGCCCACCACTTCCTGCGCCGCAACGACACCGACGCCGACGACGAAGGGTTGTCGGTACGGGACCTGATCAGCCCGGTACAGACCCTGACCGTACTGATCCTCGCCTTCGTCCTGGCCACCGCCGCCGGCTCCTACAACAGGGCCGAGGAGGCCGTGCACAACGAGGCCAACGCCGCCGACCACCTCGCGGAGACGGCGGACTTCCTCCCCAACGCCGCACAGCGCCGTCGGGTGCAGGCCGACGTCGTCTGCTACACCCGCGCGGTACGCCACTACGAATGGCCGACCATGGCCGACGGCCACGGCTCCCCGGTGCCCAGCGTCTGGACCGCCGACCTGCGTGCCGCCTTCAAGGACATTGGCACGGACCAAGGCGCCTTCGGCATGCTCGTCGGAGCGGACGACACCCGGGCCAAGGCCCGCCAGGCACGGCTGACGGAGTCGACCGCGGCGGTCCCCGCGGCGATCTACTGGTTCATGCTCGTCCTGCTCTCCATCACCGTGATCTCCCTGTGCCTGTGCATCCCCAGACGCCACAACCGTCCCCAGCTCGCCACCCTGGCCATGGCCACCGCCCTGCTCACCGCCACCCTGCTGCTCGTCCACGACGCCGAGCGGCCCTTCGGCGGCGCCATCACCGTCGCCCCCACCGCCATCACCGACGTCGAACACCAGACCACCCGCGACTTCCACACCGACGCCCCCGGCACCGCCCTGCCCTGCGACAGCCGTGGGCACAAGGAGAGCGGGAGCGCGTAG